A single region of the Gephyromycinifex aptenodytis genome encodes:
- a CDS encoding CoA transferase subunit A — translation MDKVVASAAEAVADIPDGASLSVGGFGLCGIPSTLIGALHDAGTSGLRVVSNNCGVDDWGLGILLRDKRIVRIQASYVGENKEFERQYLSGELEVELTPQGTLAEKLRAGGSGIAAFFTQTGVGTQVADGGLPLRYGSQGEVVMSSPAKETRTFTVDGQERAFVLEEAITCDFGLVRAWKGDRHGNLVFHKSARNFNPLTAMAGRITVAEVEHLMEPGELDPDDIHLPGIYVQRVVELTHEQARSKRIEKRTVRPPAPPAGAGSDNEEGDN, via the coding sequence ATGGACAAAGTCGTCGCCAGCGCGGCCGAAGCGGTCGCTGATATCCCCGATGGTGCTTCTCTCTCGGTCGGGGGGTTCGGCCTGTGCGGCATCCCCTCCACCCTGATCGGTGCGCTGCACGATGCCGGCACATCCGGGCTACGAGTGGTGTCGAACAACTGCGGCGTAGACGACTGGGGGCTGGGCATTCTCCTTCGGGACAAGCGCATCGTTCGTATCCAGGCCTCCTACGTCGGAGAGAACAAGGAATTCGAACGGCAGTACCTCTCCGGTGAGCTCGAGGTCGAGCTGACCCCGCAGGGCACGCTCGCGGAGAAGCTACGCGCCGGTGGTTCCGGCATCGCCGCGTTCTTCACCCAGACCGGCGTTGGTACCCAGGTCGCTGACGGCGGGCTACCACTGCGCTACGGCTCCCAGGGTGAGGTTGTCATGTCCTCCCCCGCCAAGGAGACCCGCACCTTCACCGTCGACGGTCAGGAGAGGGCGTTCGTCCTCGAAGAAGCCATCACCTGCGACTTCGGCCTGGTGCGCGCCTGGAAGGGCGACCGGCACGGCAACCTCGTCTTCCACAAATCTGCCCGTAACTTCAACCCGCTGACCGCGATGGCCGGTCGAATCACCGTCGCCGAGGTTGAACACCTCATGGAACCCGGCGAGCTCGACCCCGACGACATTCACCTGCCGGGTATCTACGTGCAGCGCGTCGTGGAGTTGACGCACGAGCAAGCCAGGAGCAAGCGCATCGAGAAACGAACGGTCCGCCCACCGGCTCCGCCTGCCGGAGCGGGCTCCGACAACGAGGAAGGCGACAACTGA